The following coding sequences are from one Stegostoma tigrinum isolate sSteTig4 chromosome 11, sSteTig4.hap1, whole genome shotgun sequence window:
- the barx1 gene encoding homeobox protein BarH-like 1: MMQNPLELEAHYLPHEPIHDYRSHRYRSFMIEEILTEPPGSGKAANGGELLKFGVHALLNSRPYHSHLAGLKSDHSGAFKFPLGPISCSLAAPLGSALVSGGSSLSSGHGAPHLPLDLHLRSKLDQGPEPGNKAKKGRRSRTVFTELQLMGLEKRFEKQKYLSTPDRIDLAESLGLSQLQVKTWYQNRRMKWKKIVLQGGGLESPTKPKGRPKKNSIPTSEQLSEQEKVKQAEKQIENSPSPSEVNQEE; encoded by the exons ATGATGCAGAATCCCCTGGAGCTGGAAGCTCATTACCTGCCTCACGAGCCGATCCATGATTATAGGTCTCACCGATACAGGAGCTTTATGATCGAGGAGATACTGACTGAGCCCCCAGGCTCAGGCAAAGCCGCGAACGGGGGAGAACTCCTCAAATTCGGGGTCCATGCCCTCCTGAATAGTCGGCCGTACCATAGCCATCTAG CTGGTCTGAAATCAGATCACAGTGGAGCTTTTAAGTTCCCGCTGGGTCCGATCTCGTGTAGCCTTGCCGCTCCCTTGGGTTCCGCGTTGGTATCTGGAGGATCAAGCCTGTCCAGCGGCCACGGAGCTCCTCACCTTCCACTCGACCTGCACCTCCGATCAAAGCTGGACCAAGGTCCCGAACCAGGAAACAAAGCGAAAAAAGGCAGGAGGAGCCGGACAGTCTTCACTGAACTACAATTAATGGGCCTCGAGAAACGATTTGAAAAGCAGAAATATCTTTCCACACCAGACAG AATAGATCTAGCAGAATCCTTGGGTCTTAGTCAACTTCAGGTGAAAACCTGGTACCAAAACCGAAGaatgaaatggaagaaaata GTTTTGCAAGGAGGAGGCCTGGAGTCCCCGACGAAGCCGAAAGGTCGTCCCAAGAAAAACTCCATTCCGACAAGCGAACAACTTTCAGAACAAGAGAAAGTAAAACAAGCCGAAAAACAGATCGAGAATTCGCCATCACCTTCTGAAGTTAACCAAGAAGAATAA